Within Myceligenerans xiligouense, the genomic segment AGCTGCTCGAGGACTCGTTCTCGTACGCGAACCAGCTCGGTGCGCGTCAGGGGGCGGGCGCCGTCTACCTGCACGCGCACCACCCGGACATCATGCGGTTCCTCGACACCAAGCGGGAGAACGCGGACGAGAAGATCCGCATCAAGACCCTCTCCCTCGGTGTCGTCATCCCGGACATCACGTTCGAGCTCGCCAAGAAGAACGCGGACATGCACCTGTTCAGCCCGTACGACGTCGAGCGCGTCCACGGCAAGCCGTTCGCGGACGTCTCGATCTCCGAGAAGTACGACGAACTGGTGGCGGACGACCGCATCCGCAAGACCACGATCAACGCGCGCGACTTCTTCCAGACGCTCGCGGAGCTGCAGTTCGAGTCCGGCTACCCGTACATCATGTTCGAGGACACGGTGAACCGGGCGAACCCGATCGCGGGCCGCATCACCCACTCGAACCTGTGCTCCGAGATCCTGCAGGTCTCGACGCCGTCCACGTTCAACGAGGACCTGTCGTACAGCCACGTCGGCCGCGACATCTCGTGCAACCTCGGCTCGCTGAACATCGCCAAGGCGATGGACTCGCCCGACTTCGGGGCCTCGATCGACACCGCGATCCGCGCCCTGACGGCGGTCAGTGACCAGACGAGCATCGACTCGGTGCCGTCGGTACGGCATGCCAACGAGCTGGGGCACGCGATCGGGCTGGGGCAGATGAACCTGCACGGCTACCTGGCACGTGAGCGGATCTACTACGGCTCCGCCGAGGGCGTCGACTTCACGAACATCTACTTCTACACGGTCGCGTACCACGCGATCGCCGCGTCGAACCGTCTCGCGAGGGAACGCGGGAAGAAGTTCGGCGGGTTCGAGGAGTCCCAGTACGCCACGGGGGAGTACTTCGACAAGTACACCGACGGGGAGTGGAAGCCGGCCACCGAGCGGGTGGCCCGGCTGTTCGCCGACGCCGGTGTGGAGATCCCCACGCAGGAGGACTGGAAGGCCCTCAAGGCGTCGGTGATGGAGCACGGGATCTACAACCAGAACCTGCAGGCGGTCCCGCCCACGGGCTCGATCAGCTACATCAATAACTCCACGTCCTCCATCCACCCGGTGCCGGCCAAGGTCGAGATCCGCAAGGAAGGCAAGCTCGGCCGCGTCTACTACCCCGCGCCGTACATGACGAACGACAACCTGGAGTACTACCAGGACGCGTACGAGATCGGGTACGAGAAGATCATCGACACGTACGCGGCGGCGACGCAGCACGTGGACCAGGGCCTCAGCCTGACGCTGTTCTTCCCGGACACGGTCACCACGCGCGACGTCAACAAGGCGCAGATCTACGCCTGGAAGAAGGGCATCAAGACCCTGTACTACATCCGCCTGCGTCAGATGGCGCTGGAGGGTACCGAGGTGGAGAACTGCGTCAGCTGCATGCTCTGATGCGCTTGGACGGTGCGCCCGCGGTGCCGCGGGCGCACCCGCACCGACCATGAACAACCTGGCCGCAGCCGTCGCACGTCGCGAGCGGCGCCGCCGTCGTACATCGGAAGAAGAACGAAGATGTCGCCCACAGGGAAGCTCAAGCTCATCGATCGCGTGACCGCGATCAACTGGAACCGCCTGGAGGACGAGAAGGACCTCGAGGTCTGGGACCGTCTGGTCGGGAACTTCTGGCTTCCCGAGAAGGTGCCGGTGTCCAACGACA encodes:
- the nrdE gene encoding class 1b ribonucleoside-diphosphate reductase subunit alpha; the encoded protein is MLNLYGADGKIQFDKDREAARQYFLQHVLPNTVQFETLEAKLDHLVENKYYDPEVLGKYSRAFVKTLFQRAYSKGFRFETFLGAFKYYTSYTLKTFDGTKYLERFEDRVSMVALGLADGDEALAERIVDEVIAGRFQPATPTFLNVGKAQRGEPVSCFLLRIEDNMESIARGINSALQLSKRGGGVALLLSNVREHGAPIKHIQNQSSGVIPVMKLLEDSFSYANQLGARQGAGAVYLHAHHPDIMRFLDTKRENADEKIRIKTLSLGVVIPDITFELAKKNADMHLFSPYDVERVHGKPFADVSISEKYDELVADDRIRKTTINARDFFQTLAELQFESGYPYIMFEDTVNRANPIAGRITHSNLCSEILQVSTPSTFNEDLSYSHVGRDISCNLGSLNIAKAMDSPDFGASIDTAIRALTAVSDQTSIDSVPSVRHANELGHAIGLGQMNLHGYLARERIYYGSAEGVDFTNIYFYTVAYHAIAASNRLARERGKKFGGFEESQYATGEYFDKYTDGEWKPATERVARLFADAGVEIPTQEDWKALKASVMEHGIYNQNLQAVPPTGSISYINNSTSSIHPVPAKVEIRKEGKLGRVYYPAPYMTNDNLEYYQDAYEIGYEKIIDTYAAATQHVDQGLSLTLFFPDTVTTRDVNKAQIYAWKKGIKTLYYIRLRQMALEGTEVENCVSCML